Proteins co-encoded in one Arachis hypogaea cultivar Tifrunner chromosome 13, arahy.Tifrunner.gnm2.J5K5, whole genome shotgun sequence genomic window:
- the LOC112738361 gene encoding probable polygalacturonase: MVEENTTTTSTTKHDWFETQAVLDLKRWFQAIISSHKTLFTLLWLAAFTSAFLWQRDAVSGLVVLHGGGESLKKSESSLLYPKLRPAGFSLVDFGGVGDGVTMNTKAFERAVSEISKLGEKGGGQLNVPPGRWLTAPFNLTSHITLFLHQDAVILGVQDEKYWPLVPALPSYGYGREHPGPRYTSLIHGQNLTDVVITGHNGTINGQGQTWWTKYLQKVLNHTRGPLVQILWSSDILITNITLRDSPFWTLHPYDCKNVTIKNLTILAPVYRAPNTDGIDPDSCEDMLIENCYISVGDDAIAIKSGWDQYGIAYGKPSKNIVIRNLVVRSNVSAGISIGSEMSGGVSNVTVENILVWKSRRAIRIKTAPGRGGFVRQISYKNLTFENCRVGIVVKTDYNQHPDAGYDPKALPLLEDISFTGVRGQAVRVPVRIQGSQDIPVTNVTFKDMFVGLISKRVKKKKHIFQCAFVRGQVIGTIFPAPCENFDQYNEQGQLVKHAVSWNVTDIDYQI; encoded by the exons ATGGTGGAagaaaacacaacaacaacatcaacaacaaaACATGATTGGTTCGAAACCCAAGCCGTCTTGGATTTGAAGCGTTGGTTCCAAGCAATCATATCCTCACACAAGACCCTCTTTACACTCCTATGGCTGGCGGCGTTCACCTCCGCCTTCCTGTGGCAGAGGGATGCCGTTAGTGGGTTGGTGGTGTTGCACGGTGGCGGTGAGTCTCTTAAGAAGAGTGAAAGTTCATTGTTGTATCCTAAGCTGAGGCCCGCGGGCTTCAGCTTAGTGGATTTCGGTGGCGTTGGCGATGGCGTTACGATGAACACTAAGGCGTTTGAGAGGGCGGTTTCAGAGATTTCTAAGTTGGGTGAGAAGGGTGGTGGGCAGCTGAATGTGCCGCCTGGTAGGTGGCTCACTGCACCTTTTAATCTCACCAGTCATATCACTCTTTTTCTTCATCAAGATGCTGTCATTCTTGGAGTTCAG GATGAAAAGTACTGGCCACTGGTGCCTGCATTGCCTTCATATGGATATGGAAGGGAGCATCCTGGCCCTCGTTACACCAGCTTGATCCATGGCCAAAATCTTACTGATGTTGTCATAACAG GGCATAATGGTACCATAAATGGACAGGGACAAACATGGTGGACAAAATATCTGCAGAAGGTTCTGAACCACACAAGGGGTCCACTGGTTCAGATCTTATGGTCTAGTGACATTCTTATAACTAACATTACTTTGCGTGACTCTCCTTTTTGGACACTTCATCCATACGATTGCAAGAATGTTACAATAAAAAACCTTACAATTTTGGCTCCTGTGTATCGTGCACCAAATACTGATGGCATTGATCCT GATTCATGTGAAGATATGTTGATAGAGAACTGTTACATAAGCGTGGGAGATGATGCAATTGCCATAAAAAGTGGGTGGGATCAGTATGGAATTGCTTATGGAAAGCCTTCAAAGAATATAGTAATCCGAAACCTTGTTGTTCGATCTAATGTTAG TGCCGGCATCTCAATCGGCAGCGAAATGTCCGGCGGTGTATCGAACGTGACGGTGGAGAACATCCTTGTATGGAAATCCAGGCGTGCTATTCGGATCAAGACAGCGCCGGGAAGAGGCGGCTTCGTGCGCCAAATATCTTACAAGAATCTGACCTTTGAGAATTGCAGAGTTGGAATTGTCGTCAAAACAGACTACAACCAACACCCTGACGCCGGATACGACCCGAAAGCGCTTCCTCTTCTCGAGGACATAAGCTTCACGGGCGTCCGGGGCCAGGCAGTACGAGTGCCGGTACGGATTCAAGGCAGCCAGGACATTCCTGTTACAAATGTGACTTTTAAGGACATGTTTGTCGGATTAATTTCGAAgagggtgaagaagaagaaacatatcTTCCAGTGTGCCTTTGTTCGTGGTCAAGTAATAGGGACTATCTTCCCTGCCCCTTGTGAGAACTTTGATCAGTACAATGAACAAGGGCAGCTAGTTAAGCATGCTGTATCATGGAATGTCACAGATATAGATTACCAAATATGA